Proteins from one Ahaetulla prasina isolate Xishuangbanna chromosome 2, ASM2864084v1, whole genome shotgun sequence genomic window:
- the KCTD6 gene encoding BTB/POZ domain-containing protein KCTD6, whose translation MDNGDWGYIMTEPVTLNVGGHLYTTSLTTLTRYPDSMLGAMFRGDFPTARDSQGNYFIDRDGPLFRYILNFLRTSELTLPLDFKEFDLLRKEADFYQIEPLIQCLNDPKPLYSVDTFEEVVELSSTRKLSKYSNPVAVIITQLTITTKVHSLLEGISNYFTKWNKHMMDTRDCQVSFTFGPCDYHQEVSLRVHLMEYITKQGFTIRNTRVHHMSERANENTVEHNWTFCRLARKTDD comes from the exons ATGGATAATGGAGACTGGGGATATATA ATGACTGAGCCGGTCACTCTAAATGTGGGTGGACACTTGTATACGACATCGCTTACAACTCTCACGAGATATCCTGATTCGATGTTGGGGGCCATGTTCAGGGGCGATTTCCCAACTGCCAGAGACTCTCAGGGCAACTACTTCATTGACCGTGATGGGCCTCTTTTCCGGTACATTCTCAACTTTTTACGAACCTCAGAGCTAACTCTACCTTTGGATTTTAAGGAATTCGATCTGCTTCGGAAAGAGGCAGATTTTTACCAGATTGAACCCTTAATACAATGCCTGAATGATCCTAAACCTTTGTATTCCGTGGATACTTTTGAAGAGGTAGTAGAGTTGTCCAGTACACGCAAACTATCAAAGTACTCCAACCCGGTGGCAGTGATCATCACACAGCTAACCATCACAACCAAGGTCCACTCATTGCTGGAAGGCATTTCCAACTATTTCACCAAGTGGAATAAGCATATGATGGACACCAGGGACTGCCAAGTTTCTTTCACATTTGGGCCCTGCGATTACCACCAAGAAGTCTCTCTCAGGGTCCACCTGATGGAGTATATAACAAAGCAAGGCTTCACCATCCGAAACACGAGGGTCCACCACATGAGTGAACGAGCCAATGAAAACACAGTTGAgcataactggactttctgcagGCTGGCGCGGAAAACGGATGATTGA